A window from Streptomyces sp. NBC_00335 encodes these proteins:
- the nadE gene encoding ammonia-dependent NAD(+) synthetase: MSQPASTALQQEIARELLVTDAFDAEREIERRVAFLAERLTSTGLRSLVLGISGGVDSTTAGRLCQLAVERVRAAGHEATFYAMRLPYGVQADERDAQLALGFINADRVLTVDVKPASDAALSASLAGGTVFRDAHHQDFVQGNIKARQRMIAQYAVAGAHDGLVVGTDHAAEAVSGFFTKFGDGAADVVPLTGLTKRRVRACADVLGAPAELVWKTPTADLETLDPGKADEDALGVTYDEIDDFLEGKPVGERPFETIVRRYRLTEHKRQLPIAP; this comes from the coding sequence GTGAGCCAGCCGGCGTCCACCGCCCTGCAGCAGGAGATCGCCCGGGAGCTCCTGGTCACCGACGCCTTCGACGCCGAGCGGGAGATCGAGCGCCGGGTGGCGTTCCTGGCCGAGCGGCTCACCTCCACCGGCCTGCGCTCCCTGGTCCTCGGGATCAGCGGCGGCGTGGACTCCACGACGGCCGGCAGGCTCTGCCAGCTCGCCGTGGAGCGGGTCCGCGCGGCCGGGCACGAGGCGACGTTCTACGCCATGCGACTGCCCTACGGGGTCCAGGCCGACGAGAGGGACGCCCAGCTCGCCCTCGGCTTCATCAACGCCGACCGGGTGCTGACCGTGGACGTGAAGCCCGCGAGCGACGCGGCGCTGTCCGCCTCACTGGCCGGCGGGACCGTCTTCCGCGACGCCCACCACCAGGACTTCGTGCAGGGCAACATCAAGGCCCGCCAGCGCATGATCGCCCAGTACGCGGTGGCCGGCGCGCACGACGGCCTGGTCGTCGGCACCGACCACGCCGCCGAGGCTGTCTCCGGGTTCTTCACCAAGTTCGGCGACGGCGCGGCCGACGTGGTACCGCTGACCGGGCTGACCAAGCGCCGGGTACGGGCCTGCGCCGACGTCCTGGGCGCACCGGCCGAGCTGGTCTGGAAGACGCCCACCGCGGACCTGGAGACCCTGGACCCGGGCAAGGCCGACGAGGACGCGCTGGGCGTCACCTACGACGAGATCGACGACTTCCTGGAGGGCAAGCCGGTCGGGGAGCGCCCCTTCGAGACGATCGTCCGCCGCTACCGCCTGACCGAGCACAAGCGGCAGCTGCCGATCGCACCGTAG
- a CDS encoding PadR family transcriptional regulator has protein sequence MALEHAILVSLLEQPGSGYELARRFDRSIGYFWTATHQQIYRVLNRMEADGRLDVREVPQLTRPDKKEYSVTATGRAALSAWLHEPVQADTVRHELAVKIRGAAFDDPAALIREVERHHRTHADRLTHYLAGQLRDFTGPEAPAPDPSDAGRELQHVVLRGGIAYERMQLAWLEDVLATLHRLTAP, from the coding sequence ATGGCACTTGAGCACGCGATCCTCGTCTCCCTGCTGGAACAGCCGGGTTCCGGATACGAGCTGGCCCGCCGGTTCGACCGGTCCATCGGCTACTTCTGGACCGCCACCCACCAGCAGATCTACCGCGTGCTCAACCGGATGGAGGCCGACGGCCGGCTCGACGTCCGCGAAGTGCCCCAGCTGACCCGGCCGGACAAGAAGGAGTACTCCGTCACCGCGACCGGCCGCGCCGCCCTCTCGGCCTGGCTCCACGAGCCGGTCCAGGCCGACACGGTCCGCCACGAGCTCGCCGTGAAGATCCGCGGCGCGGCCTTCGACGATCCGGCCGCCCTGATCCGCGAGGTCGAGCGGCACCACCGCACGCACGCCGACCGGCTCACGCACTACCTGGCGGGACAGCTCCGCGATTTCACCGGACCCGAGGCTCCGGCCCCGGACCCCTCCGACGCCGGGCGGGAACTCCAGCACGTCGTGCTCCGCGGCGGCATCGCCTACGAGCGCATGCAGCTGGCCTGGCTGGAGGACGTACTGGCCACCCTCCACCGCCTGACGGCCCCCTGA
- a CDS encoding acyl-CoA dehydrogenase family protein, translated as MSDQLLFNPRTYDPAHFDPETRRLLRATVDWFEERGKRRLIEDYRTRAWLGDFLAFSAKEGLFATFLTPEPAAGQDGTDKRWDTARIAALNEILGFYGLDYWYAWQVTILGLGPVWQSDNAAARERAAQLLDAGEVFAFGLSEKTHGADIYNTDMLLEPYADGDGAGGFRATGSKYYIGNGNAAGLVSVFGRRTDIEGPDGYVFFAADSRHPAYDVVKNVVDSSKYVSEFRLTDYPVGADDVLHTGRAAFDAALNTVNVGKFNLCTASIGICEHAMYEAVTHAQGRILYGRPVTAFPHVRRELTDAYVRLVGMKLFSDRAVDYFRSAGPDDRRYLLFNPMTKMKVTTEGEKVIDLMWDVIAAKGFEKDTYFAQAAVEIRGLPKLEGTVHVNLALILKFMRNHLLEPADYAPVPTRLDAADDAFLFRQGPARGLGSVRFHDWRPAYDAYAAVPNVARLREQADALCAFVETAAPDERQSRDLDLLLAVGQLFALVVHGQLVLEQARLTGLDEDVLDELFGVLVRDFSAHAVELHGKDSATADQQAWALGAVRRPAVDADRSARVWARVEALAGAYEMKP; from the coding sequence ATGAGCGACCAGCTGCTGTTCAACCCGCGCACCTACGACCCCGCGCACTTCGACCCCGAGACCCGCCGGCTGCTGCGCGCGACCGTCGACTGGTTCGAGGAGCGCGGCAAGCGCCGGCTGATCGAGGACTACCGCACCCGCGCCTGGCTGGGCGACTTCCTCGCGTTCTCCGCGAAGGAGGGCCTCTTCGCGACCTTCCTGACCCCGGAGCCGGCCGCCGGCCAGGACGGGACCGACAAGCGCTGGGACACCGCGCGCATCGCCGCCCTCAACGAGATCCTCGGCTTCTACGGCCTCGACTACTGGTACGCGTGGCAGGTGACCATCCTCGGTCTCGGCCCCGTCTGGCAGAGCGACAACGCCGCCGCCCGCGAGCGCGCCGCCCAACTCCTCGACGCGGGCGAGGTGTTCGCCTTCGGCCTGTCCGAGAAGACCCACGGCGCGGACATCTACAACACCGACATGCTGCTGGAGCCGTATGCCGACGGTGACGGTGCGGGCGGCTTCCGGGCCACCGGCTCGAAGTACTACATCGGCAACGGCAACGCCGCCGGACTCGTCTCCGTCTTCGGCCGCCGCACCGACATCGAGGGCCCGGACGGCTACGTCTTCTTCGCGGCCGACAGCCGCCACCCCGCGTACGACGTGGTGAAGAACGTCGTCGACTCCTCCAAGTACGTCAGCGAGTTCCGCCTCACGGACTACCCGGTCGGCGCCGATGACGTCCTGCACACCGGTCGCGCCGCCTTCGACGCCGCCCTCAACACCGTCAACGTCGGCAAGTTCAACCTCTGCACCGCCTCGATCGGCATCTGCGAGCACGCGATGTACGAAGCCGTCACCCACGCGCAGGGCCGCATCCTCTACGGCCGCCCCGTCACCGCCTTCCCGCACGTGCGGCGCGAGCTCACCGACGCGTACGTCCGCCTCGTCGGGATGAAGCTGTTCAGCGACCGGGCCGTCGACTACTTCCGCTCCGCCGGACCCGACGACCGCCGCTACCTCCTCTTCAATCCGATGACCAAGATGAAGGTGACCACGGAGGGCGAGAAGGTCATCGACCTGATGTGGGACGTCATCGCGGCCAAGGGCTTCGAGAAGGACACCTACTTCGCCCAGGCGGCCGTCGAGATCCGCGGCCTGCCCAAGCTGGAGGGCACGGTCCACGTCAACCTGGCGCTCATCCTCAAGTTCATGCGCAACCACCTGCTGGAACCGGCCGACTACGCCCCCGTCCCGACCCGCCTCGACGCGGCCGACGACGCCTTCCTGTTCCGCCAGGGCCCGGCCCGGGGCCTTGGATCCGTACGGTTCCACGACTGGCGCCCGGCCTACGACGCGTACGCCGCCGTGCCCAACGTCGCCCGGCTGCGCGAGCAGGCCGACGCCCTCTGCGCGTTCGTCGAGACCGCCGCCCCCGACGAGCGGCAGAGCCGCGACCTCGACCTCCTCCTGGCGGTGGGCCAGCTCTTCGCCCTGGTGGTGCACGGCCAGCTCGTCCTGGAGCAGGCCCGCCTGACCGGCCTGGACGAGGACGTGCTGGACGAGCTCTTCGGCGTCCTCGTACGGGACTTCTCCGCGCACGCCGTCGAACTGCACGGCAAGGACTCCGCCACCGCGGACCAGCAGGCCTGGGCGCTGGGAGCGGTCCGCCGCCCGGCCGTGGACGCGGACCGGTCGGCGCGCGTGTGGGCGCGGGTGGAGGCGCTGGCGGGTGCGTACGAGATGAAGCCCTGA
- a CDS encoding nucleotide disphospho-sugar-binding domain-containing protein translates to MRVLFTGPASVGHLFPMVPTAQALQAAGHQVLFAVSAPYDQMRQSGLPTVGIGDGSTLLEAFKRASNGSDLQFITDGNSPEDTERIAAAGFAEHGRVTIDDLFALATAWRPDVIVHAAFQAAAPLVCAALGIPAVVHNFGVMSGFGMVGRLAGLLADEYRARGVEGPATHTVLDVVPPSLGGDGTGWRVRYVPHNGGGSIPRDLVARGSRPRIAVTLGTVVTAFAGVDPVTRVIAEAASVDAEFLLAVGDTDLGPLGTLPDNVRALPWVPLAQLLDTADAIVHHGGAGTMLTAAALGVPQLILPQGADHFMNTDAATGLGFALRTTGDAVDAGLLERLLTDEALRKGAAATRAEIAALPSPTDLVASFEAIG, encoded by the coding sequence GTGCGCGTCCTCTTCACCGGCCCCGCTTCGGTGGGCCATCTGTTCCCCATGGTGCCGACCGCCCAGGCGCTCCAGGCCGCCGGGCACCAGGTGCTGTTCGCGGTTTCGGCCCCGTACGACCAGATGCGGCAGTCCGGCCTGCCCACCGTGGGGATCGGTGACGGCTCGACGCTATTGGAGGCCTTCAAGCGTGCCTCGAACGGCTCGGACCTGCAGTTCATCACGGACGGCAACAGCCCAGAGGACACCGAGCGGATCGCCGCGGCCGGCTTCGCCGAACACGGGCGGGTCACCATCGACGACCTGTTCGCACTCGCCACCGCCTGGCGGCCCGACGTCATCGTCCACGCCGCCTTCCAAGCCGCCGCTCCCCTGGTCTGCGCGGCCCTCGGCATACCGGCCGTGGTCCACAACTTCGGCGTGATGTCCGGCTTCGGCATGGTCGGCCGGCTCGCCGGACTGCTGGCGGACGAGTATCGGGCCCGTGGGGTGGAAGGCCCGGCCACCCACACCGTCCTCGACGTCGTTCCGCCCTCCCTCGGCGGAGACGGCACGGGCTGGCGCGTCCGGTACGTGCCGCACAACGGTGGCGGTTCGATTCCGCGCGATCTCGTGGCCCGTGGCTCCCGGCCCCGAATCGCCGTCACCCTCGGGACCGTGGTGACCGCGTTCGCGGGCGTCGACCCGGTCACCCGGGTGATCGCCGAGGCGGCGTCCGTCGACGCCGAGTTCCTGCTCGCGGTCGGCGACACCGATCTGGGCCCGCTCGGCACGCTTCCCGACAACGTCCGGGCGCTGCCGTGGGTGCCCCTGGCGCAGCTCCTGGACACCGCGGACGCGATCGTGCACCACGGCGGCGCCGGCACCATGCTCACCGCCGCCGCCCTGGGCGTCCCGCAGCTGATCCTCCCGCAGGGCGCCGACCACTTCATGAACACCGATGCCGCGACCGGCCTGGGCTTCGCCCTCCGTACGACCGGCGACGCGGTGGACGCCGGTCTGCTCGAACGCCTGCTCACCGACGAGGCCCTCCGCAAGGGGGCCGCCGCCACTCGGGCGGAGATTGCCGCGCTGCCCTCCCCCACCGACCTCGTCGCCTCCTTCGAGGCCATCGGTTAG